Proteins co-encoded in one bacterium genomic window:
- a CDS encoding serine hydrolase — MEWIAQSLGDAPLGCVIRHHGSSVGLEMYRGIAADTLFEIGSIRKSFNSALIGCAAGTSDFVIHLKATDLWPELMTISGDPDDARITLHHLASGVSGWLTPDPPGSRFLYNSAAFTAAERVVARYLGLPHDEVAAEVAHRFKVPLGAGSWRIYHFPGEFTPGDVENPGPKLAIDSTLADLATWGELWCNAGRRRGEQLIPETYVARATRLVNPDIPGSRYGYGWFVNAGQALWPGVPADSYGHAGFGSFQPAGGPSRALLWICPSLAVVVAIVTDAAAGFVGDFLEVPNGSTAACIARIANAL; from the coding sequence GTGGAATGGATCGCCCAATCACTCGGCGACGCCCCACTGGGTTGCGTCATTCGCCATCACGGGAGCAGCGTTGGCCTGGAGATGTATCGAGGGATCGCTGCCGACACGTTGTTCGAGATCGGCAGCATCCGAAAGTCGTTCAACAGCGCGCTGATTGGCTGCGCCGCCGGGACGAGCGACTTCGTCATTCACCTCAAGGCGACCGATCTTTGGCCGGAACTGATGACCATCAGCGGTGATCCGGACGATGCAAGGATCACGTTGCATCATTTGGCCAGCGGGGTTTCCGGGTGGCTGACGCCGGATCCCCCGGGTTCACGTTTTCTGTACAACAGCGCGGCCTTCACAGCCGCAGAGCGGGTGGTTGCTCGCTACTTGGGATTGCCGCACGATGAAGTCGCCGCCGAAGTCGCACATCGTTTCAAGGTGCCCCTGGGCGCGGGTTCCTGGCGAATCTACCACTTCCCCGGCGAGTTTACGCCCGGAGATGTCGAGAATCCGGGACCCAAACTTGCCATCGACTCCACGCTTGCCGATCTCGCGACCTGGGGGGAACTTTGGTGTAACGCGGGCCGCCGGCGCGGGGAGCAGTTGATCCCGGAGACGTACGTCGCGCGGGCCACGCGCCTTGTGAATCCCGACATCCCGGGGTCCCGCTACGGGTATGGTTGGTTTGTGAACGCTGGCCAAGCCCTGTGGCCTGGGGTCCCGGCGGATTCGTATGGTCATGCCGGGTTTGGATCGTTCCAGCCCGCGGGCGGCCCGAGCCGCGCGTTGTTATGGATCTGTCCGTCACTTGCGGTGGTGGTCGCGATCGTTACTGATGCCGCGGCTGGCTTTGTAGGCGATTTCCTCGAGGTACCCAATGGCTCTACGGCAGCGTGCATCGCCCGAATCGCGAACGCACTCTAA
- a CDS encoding DUF3096 domain-containing protein, with translation MVSLTAISPVVALIAGILILVLPRLLNYIVALYLIVIGLVGLFGR, from the coding sequence ATCGTTAGCCTCACCGCGATCTCGCCGGTGGTCGCGCTAATCGCCGGCATCTTGATTCTCGTACTACCACGCCTGCTGAATTACATCGTGGCCCTCTATCTGATCGTGATTGGCCTAGTTGGGTTGTTCGGACGCTGA